The following is a genomic window from Rutidosis leptorrhynchoides isolate AG116_Rl617_1_P2 chromosome 8, CSIRO_AGI_Rlap_v1, whole genome shotgun sequence.
tcgagtttgagacttgtatacactgggttgtggattgattcgagaaaatatattgatttatgtactactaattgtggactactaacgttggactgctaacttaaccacttaaatcgttaaaacgtaataaaatatgttgtgaatatatttcgatcatactttgatatatatatatatatatatatatatatatatatatatatatatatatatatatatatatatatatatatatatatatatatatatatatttgttataggttcatgaatcgacccgtagccaagtcttattttccgacgaagtgaaaatacgtgaaagtgagttatagtcccacttttattatctaatatctttttgggatgagaatacatgcaattttataaatgttttacaaaataggcacaagtaattaaaactacattctatgttgaattgctataccggatatcgcccttgttgaacttggtagcccaagaattagtgtttattataattgccactaattgacgcgaatcctaaaggtagatctacgggctttaacacgccccagtcagagattttgaactgctttagtacttcgatttttctctacagacgagtggttctgttttggggatattctagatgcattttgttaatgtcggttaccaggtgttcaaacatatgaattatttttacacagatggatgtttatgagaaatgaaatcttgtggcctattattattacgatttgataaatatataggttaaacctataactcaccaacatttttgttgacgttttaagcatgtttattctcagatgattgttaagagcttccgctgttgcatactaaattaaggacaagatttggagtccatgtttgtataatattgtttaaaaactgcattcggggatttgaatcgatgtgtaatattattgtaaaccattatgtaatggttatgtgtaaaacgttatattttagattatcattacttgataatctatgctatgcttttaaacctttatcgataatataaaggttatggtttgtttttaaaaatcaaatgcagtctttgaaaaacgtctcatatagaggtcaaaacctcgtaaaggaaccaattaatatgaaacgtttataatcgatatgaacgggatatttcacctTTTTCAACCAAGTTTTTCCTTTTGGGTTCAGTGAGTCTCACAACCGCTCGACAACCCCAAACTTTGAGATAACTCAAATTTGGTATCCTTTTATGCCATATTTCATAAGGGGTATTTTTACTCTTTTTATTTGGAGTTCTATTCAATAAATAACAGGCTGTCAACATAGCCTcaccccaaaatccttcacttaaaccagAATAGGATAACAAGTAATTAACCATTTCTTTCAAcgtcctattcttcctttcagccACATCATTTTGCTGTGGTGTGTAAGGAGTCGTGGTTTGATGTACTATACCAGTAGATTGAATATAAACTGGATCATAATACTTACCACCTCTATCAGTACGCAAAACTTTTATTTATTCAATTTTATGTAACTCTACTtcttgtttataaattttaaatttatcgAGAGCTTCATCTTTTGTATGCACTAAATACACGTAACAATATCTAGATGCatcatcaataaaagttattacataCTTTTTGTTTCTAAGTGAAGGTGTTGCAtgaaaatcacataaatcactatgaatAAGTTGTAAAACTTTACTTTCTCTATTAACTTCCTTAAAAGGTTGTCTAGTTATCTTAGTAAGCATACAAGTTTTACACTTTTCATTATTTGTGTCAAATGTGGGAATTAAACTCATTTTTGACATATCTTTTAATCTTTTATGATGTATATGTCCTAACCTAGCATGTCATAATTCtgatttatttaaaatattatttacacTAGATGTAAGCATACAAACATAATTAACATCAAAAGGATAAACAAGATTCAACCTAATCATACCATTACAAACATAACCAAATCCAAAAAAAGTACCATGTCTTGACAAGATATACTTGTCACTTTCTAACACTTGTTTGTAACCAAACTTATTCAACACAATTTCTGACAAGAGATTCTTTCGAATCCCGGGAACATACAAAACATTATCCAAACATAAAATATTTCCAGAAGTGAAGTTAAGTAAAACACGTCGTATTCCTTTGATTGGTTCAGTTGCAACGTTACCTATCTTCACACAAGATCCATCTTCAATTGATTGACATTCTTCAAACCAACGAAGATCCTTGCAAACATGACATGTCTCGCCCGAATCAACCCACCAAGCAACATCATCATCCTGAACATAAAATGCATCAGAAATCACAGAAAtataattcttaatattattaaatttacaTAACATATTCTGACCTTGTTGCTTTTCCGGTTCCTTAGACCCACTTGGACCAACGCCATCCTTTTTTCCTTTTCCAATACGGCAATCCATCTTCATATGACCAGGTTTGCCACACTTCCAACATTCAAATTTTGGCTTTTTAAAACGACCAGACTTGTCATCACCGCCTTTGTTTTTGCGTTTGTTGTTGTTAAACTTGTTGAACTTCTTAGAAGATTCACCTTCCACCATGTTAACAAAAGAATTCCCAACTTGATTCTTACCTTTCGGATTGTTGTCAAGTTCTTGAGTATTCAAAGCCTCTTCAATCCGAAAATGACTTCCAAGTTGAATTAAAGTTAATTCTTCCTTGCTGTGTTTCAGAGTGTGTTTAAACTTTTTCCATGATGGAGGCAGTTTGTCAATAATCATTGCAACCGATATGGCTTCATTCATTTTCAGATTATATTGAACAAACTGTCCCAAAATCCTCAACAATTCATGAAATTGTTTCATAACAGGCCTGGTATCAACCATCTTGTAATTCATGAAATTACCAACCAGAAACTTCTTACTAGAAGCATCTTCTGCCATGTACTTGGATTCCAGTGAATCTCATAGTTCTTTTGCGGATTCAACATTTTGGTAAACATCAAATAGAGAATCAGACATACCATTCAAGATGTGGCCACGACATATGTAATCGTCGTTCTCCCATTTTGATCTCCTACTAGTAACCTCCAGTGTTTCTTGTTCATCGAAGTCAGGCATGGGAGTACTCAGAACGTACACCACTTTCAGGATTGTGAGAAGGAAGTGCATCTTCTTCTGCCATCTACGAAAGTCCTGCCCTTCAAACTTCGCCAATTTGTCAAACTTGCTTGTCATGTCTTTCACAGATTCTCCGTTCGTTATCTTCACAGAATACAACCAAAAATTGTTGTTAATTAGAGTTTCGAATTCGGATTTCTGAGAGTTGTGTAGTCACTTTCAGATCAAAGTATTTCGATGGTACTATCGAAATATCTAATCGGATAAAACTCGGAATTATTGAACAAAgaaaaatgtgtttttgtatatctGAATTTGATTAAATGTACCAGACTAAATAACCAAAAATGGGAGTTCCATAACTGCCGAATGGCAGTTCTATAATAGAACTGCCGAATGGCAGTTTCATAACTGCTAAAAAAGTTCAAATccgggttgccaccccttggaccccactatcgggggcgctgcccccgatcccccctcataatcaagataagttcaaacaagtgtgcactccacactttcccgaacttgttcgatatttatcaagattattttggttaacaaattaatcccattacacttaaatcatattggtgacgcaAATCACCAACAAAATTAAACGAGGTTATAGTGaaaaaataaaatatttaattgGTGAATAACGAGGTTGGTAAAAATTATTAAAACTGTGTAGTGGTAGTGGCCATTAAATAAGGACGGAGGGAGTATTTCAATTGAACGTCCGATAAATTTGACCGAAGGAATTTTATGTTAAGTTGGTCATTTGGAATTGAGCTTCAATTGGGCCTCATGGGTTCTTAAGTCAAGTTCACATTCACATGGGTGGGCTGGCTATGGATGTAATATCCATTTTTTTTTATTGAATAATGTTGCCCtagtataaaaaaataataaaaataaataaccgGCATTTTTTATTCGTCTCTCTCAGTCTACATCCAAGATCTGCATCTGCAAAGCAAAATATGcaggtttattattattactatgatttttTATATATTCTTTCTGTGGTTTTTGTTCTTAAGTATTTCAACTCGTTAATCGTTTTTAGGACTTTTGTCATGAAATTTACTTTACAGAAATCATATTTGGTAGTTCAGTTTGATTTTCTGTCTATTTCTGAGATAAAAAATAATCCTACTGTTATGCAGGATTATTGTTGGTATATGCATAAATTAAAGTGTTTTGAATTAACGTTAATTAGTAGCAGGTTTTACAGGAAGGATTGTGCTTCAATTTTTTCCCTGTTGTTGTTTTAAGAACCAAGTTACAAATACTTTTAAGTGTTATGCATCATTCTGTCTGGACTTTTGATTTATCTGAATCAAGTTacaaataaataaaatttaattgGGAGAAGTGGACTTTTTTAATTGCTATTTAGCTTAATATTCAACATAATAAAAGAATATAATGGTTATATGAATTTTATGGTCTAGAGATAGAAGCAAATTTGCTCTGATTTGAAACAATTTATGTAATATGGTATAACTATATTGTTTCCTTTTAATTTCTTGCTAGATTGTTTGATTTTTATGATTGTATTTCTAAAGCTGTCGTGTAAATTATATATGTGgagcttttaaaaaaataaaaataaaaaaataaaaataaaatttatatatgtggATAGTTTTTatcactgttgcaaaacaccccgtctcgagccgttgcgacgcccgttgcaaCGGTTTGGTGACTAGCTTGTCctgtctcgaagaaaaccgtctaatataacagtcaacggtcaaaattcgggtcaaagttggaAAAAATCAGGCCAAAGTCAGTCAAAATTCGGAAAAGTCAGAaagtcggtaaaatcggtcaaatttgtcgtattttagtttgaattttctgtattaaattaacggtgatagcgattatggaaataaattagtcaattaaagtttttggctttaaaataagtacacatatatacatttatatacttatatatttaaaagtcaactttagtcAACGCCCGTCTCGACCCCctgtctcgaacgtctcgaccttttaaagacccgaccgtctcgaccccgtctcacgtcttttgcaaccttggttttTTTCAATTTTGCTTATAGAAATCGAATTAATATTCATGCCTTTAAGGTTGTTAGGTCAAAGTTATTATAACGTGATATTATTATGCTTATAATCAACGACGCTTGAATCGTGAATTTAGATATGGTAATTAATTTGATCCGATTGCATTGCAGTATGGCTGGAGGAAAAATTAGGAAGGAGAAGCCTTCACGTGGTGTTGGGTTGTATCAAGGAGGAGGTATACAGTTTCACAAATCAAAAGGTCAACATATTTTGAAGAATCCTTTAATTGTTGATTCGATTGTTCAAAAAGCTGGCATCAAGAGTACGGATGTTGTTCTCGAAATTGGTCCTGGTactggtaatttgacgaagaagCTTCTAGAGGCTGCCAAGTCTGTTGTTGCAATTGAGCTTGATCCGCGTATGGTTCTCGAGTTGGAACGTCGTTTTCCTTCACATTCTTATCCACTCAAGGCAAGTAAtttactgtattattatttatttttttataattcttTAATAATTAAATGCACTAGTCTGTTCACAGGTGATACCAGGAGACGTGCTAAAGTGTAATCTTCCGTACTTTGACATTTGTGTAGCCAACATTCCTTACCAGATCTCATCTCCTCTAACATTCAAATTATTAAATCACAGGCCTTTATTTCGATGTGCTGTAATAATGTACCAAAGTGAATTTGCTATGAGATTAGTGGCTCAACCGGGTGACACACTCTACTCACGTCTTTCAGTAAACACACAGCTCAAGGctcgtgttacccacttgctaaaagTTGGAAAAAACAACTTCAGACCACCACCCAAGGTTGACTCATCTGTTGTCCGAATCGAGCCAAGAAAACCCGACCCAGCTGTCAACGATAAAGAAGTGGACGGGTTGCTTCGAATGTGTTTCATGAGGAAGAACAAAACCCTTGGGGCTATCTTCAAGCATAAAAAAGTACTTTCAATGTTGGAGAAAAACTACAAAACACTTGAAGCGTTACAATATGCATCGGTTCTTGGAGATTCGGGTAATTTAGCTATGGAGACTGATGATGTTGaaattgatgatgataatgatgatgatgatgatgcagatatggatgatgatgatggtgataccaAGGGATCAGAAGAGTATAAAAGTAAAGTTATGGGTGTGTTGAAACAAGGAGATTTTGAAGACAAGAGATCTAGAATGCTTGCAAAAACTGATTTTATTCACCTGTTATCCTTATTCAACAAAGCGGGTATTCATTTTTCTTGAACGACCAGCAGATTCATTCATATATAATATGATGTAATCTTTTAGTCTTTTAGTTATATATGCGCGGTATACATTTTATCGTAATAGAGCTGTAACTTGTTAAGTAGTATTTAAGTTGTGTACTTTGGAGATGCTCAGTTAGTTTTGGTAACTTGTATTTTGTTTATATCGCTCATTACCATGAAGTtatcgggtatacccgtttacccgtggggaaacccgaaacccgatagtatgtaagtaaatggggacccgacgggtttcgggccgggtttggtgcggggtttcttaatcgggttcgggtccgggattacctaaacccgacccgatgccatccctaatGAAGTATGTGTATGAATTATGGATTATTGCATCTGGCTTTGTTTAATCTTGCCCGTAAACCAAGAAAGAATGTATGACTACTACTAGTGAGATGAACTCCCAAATCTATCTACAAACTCAGATTTGTGCAGTGGGAATTGGGAAAGAACCTATTATGCGGAGACTTTTGGGGGGAAAATTTTTCACTAGGGGCAAAATTGAAATATTCAAAACTTCTGCACTAGAAGTTACAAATTCATTCGTGACGGGTGCCCCTAGTCTCTACATAGTTTTGACCCTGTTTGCATGGCAATGAAGTATGTGTATGAACCCAACCATTATGCTCATAGCAAATCCCTAATCTGGCCCACGGAACCCACCATTTCTGCCTTCTTCTCCGGCATCTCCAACCGCCCGCCGACCTTCCTTATGCAACTCAGCCGAACTGGAGCTCCACTAAAAAAACATAACATCTGCCAATCGTAGAAGGATTTCTTAATTACATAAAAAAACATAACATCTGGAGGCTAACATTGATTTAATTGCTGCCAGCCAATGCCTTCTTTTTTAAGCTATCAAATTACATTTACATTTCTCTGCAAATGCCCCATTTAATTTTCTTCTCAAATTACCCAATTAACCCTGCatcatatacatgtacatatacattACACATTGTACTAAATTAGACAATTTATATGGCTAAAATAAGAACATTCagaaaaaaaaaatgtaataatggaacctttcttttttttttttgtaagagagGAAACCCTCCTATAAACGATCACATTGGCTGCCCCATAGAAGATCGAAACTCGGTAATCAAGCCTCCCGAACGCGAGACTTGTTACCAAGTGAATTGTGCTTTATGCGCATCGTCATAATAGAATCTTTTTCATTGTTACCTATCCAAatcattattaattactaataaataaaaaaaaaattggagtAATATTTGATATTAATCCATTATATGAAAAATTAAAGTAAGAAAGTGACAAATGCATCAATACTGATATTTTCAGAAAAAATGTGagaactttccaaaaatagtgaAAGTAAAGTTAATACTCCTTATTTCCTTTGATTTTATAAACTCATTTCAAATATTTTATCTCCACacttacttttttttttatttttattttttatagtaTTTCATTAGTATTGAGTACGGAGTATTttttttacttattatttaaatgTATGTTGTTTCATTAActatacaataatattaattatacaattaAAATTGAATGACATATTACTTTTATGATACGTACACTGCGTAAAAATATTCGTTTATTATTCAAATATAATAATCAGTCTACGTATTATAACTGTTCCATGATCTTTTTCGATAATTTCTTAGATCGCTTAAAAGGTGTTGCTAATGAGAATTAAAGCTTTAAATCTTTTTTAAGAAAATGAGTACGCAAGTATTATGCCATCTAGGACTTGAAGATATAAATAGACAGACTGAAAAGCTTTTGAGTTCAGGAGCGATTCACAAAAGTACCTTCAATTTAAAAATCAGTTAACATtattcacattttttttttttttttttgaaaagcaagtagaTTTATATAAATCAACGAAGGAGTACAATGGTTGTCAATTTGATAACGACAATAAAACACGAAACTAATAGGCTATACAATTACACGGAACATGAAATTGCAAAGGATGCAATTCCGACTACAATGGATTTGTGAACCAAGTGTGCCAATCGATACTAAGATGTTTAAGTCTTCGCGAGATCCAATCAAAGGAGAGAGCTTGGATTTCCATTAATAAGGATGGAACCGTCGTAATCTTGGTCTTGAAAACTTTAGAGTTCCGACTCTTCCAAATCAAGTAACATACAACCCAACAAACCGTTTGCCACACCGCACGCTTGCTATCCCAAGCCAACGACCCAAATGTACCTAAGAAGATATCATCGAACCCAAATATTGCCGAATCATAACCCCACCAACCAAGAACTTTACTCCAAATTTCCTTTGCGAGTTGGCATGAGAATAGAATGTGTTCAACCGTCTCGATCCCCCCATCACATACCGGACATCTCAAACTATGCAAATCTATACCCCTTTTGTCTAATTCAAACCTCACCGGTATACGCCCACGTCGAGCTCGCCATATGAAAATCTCGATTTTTTTAGGAGCCAAACGATTACGAAGTGTCTCAATTGAATTAAAGTCCCTGGGTAAAATAATGTCATCAATCAATGTTGCCATTTTCTTCACTGTATATCCTTTTATCGGATCCAGATTCCACTGCCAACCATCACATTTGTCTCGGTCCAGAATAGTGTGCTGCAGCAGTCCATGATTCACATTTTTAATTTTTGTTTTCTATAcactaatctatctatctatagttaatattaaaatactaaaatgatgatgtcattattaagttATTTCCTTTGTTaataaaaaatcaaaaagaaaaagaaaaaaatctaagcataatgagtgatgtcattaatctaaataattttgaattaaaattaaatcttattaattaactattattattaaatcttattaataattattttaattattaaaattaaattattttaattaattattttcaattgagtacggaaaggtataaaagttaggcagatagaaattaattctaaatttatattttaatttacacttttaaaataaaatgacaactaatatcatctcttatgattggatgtggattgtttaatatgcatattaggtgtttgatgaaatgttcagctgatgagtttcttagtcggactctgtggtttcacgggtcattaaactaaataactttagcatttacgttcacttaatacctaaaacatatcattaaaatgtttcgtttaaataaacccgtggttccacaggtcatttcactagttacaaATTAAATCATTTCAGATGATAAGAATGGGGAAAAAATAATATCATATGAATATGTAATGGGGAAAAAATGTCAGGCAACGACTCGAATGCTCGTGGTAATAAACATTTTTCATTTTAGAAATTGCATTGTACGAGTGGTATCCAAACAACCCCTTCACATTTTACGCATTTCGATATTCTTTTTATTTGATCTTACTCCAGTATTTTTGTAATTTTGATTTCGGTTAATATAAGGAAAAAAATACCCTTAAAGCTTAAATATATCATTAACTACCGTGATCATGTCCTTTAACTATTTTTTTAAATCACTTATCACtagcatcttttttttttttttttttttttttttttttttaaaattcaattCTCTCACATCCAAATATAAATGGAAATCTGCAATTAATTTTTAATTGTTGCGTAAGTAAAATACTCCGTATATATAGTGTTCAAAATAGTGGTGGTGTATTAGGTGGGGAGGAAGCATGGTTGCAAAAATCGGGAGAACTCGGcgagaactcgttttgaaatcggtcAAAAAATCGGTCAACGACCAAAAATCGGCCAAATCtccaaaaaatcggtcaaatctcggaaaaatcggtcaaatctcggaaaaatcggtcaaatctcagaaaaatcggtcaaatctaggAAAAAACTCGATAAATCTTAAAAATTCAACGAAAGTCAACCGCCGATaactccccgagttctccgagTTCTCGTTTTGGAGACCCTGCCGAGAACTCCCCGAGAACCGATTTCTGCAACCTTGGGAGGAAGTAAATGTTTGGAAGAATGACTattgtttgtacaattcttggcaCACCTTGTTAGCTGAACAAGGAAGTTGGGATCTGATCACTAAATGGATGATATGGGGTGATATGATGGTGGATGTatgcttgttggcgattccccAAAGGTAGTACGAAAGTATcgtactttacgccaccaagatacggaggtaactcattgagagtGTTTATGTATGAGTGATTATGACTGAGTGTGAATGCCTTGTCCAGGGATCATGTCCCCTTTATATAGAGTTAGGTAATAGCCTTGTCACCAGTTTTCTAGGTAGATTCAGTCTTCGAGGCAATCTCTATGAGATAAAGGGGACTTTCCCTTCGGCTGACTGTAATCTCTGCTGGCCCAAGAAAGTTAGCCTGCAGcattcctcttttgtcatttggATGTTAGTGGTAACGAGTTTGGTCAACCCGTTAACTTCTCTTCTTCAGTCTAGGTGATCTCGTGACTTTAGGAGAGGTCCTTGTCCATTGGTAACCGTGATCCCTTCGTCAATACGTTCCTTCGTTACGATTGCTTCGTATGACGGAAGTGGATTTGTACCAACTCTGAATATTGGGATTCTTATTTGGTGACATTCTTCTTCTGTCCTTTTAGCGCCATTATTTGATTTCAAGGATATCCCGCCTTTAGTTTGTATTTGACATATGCGTTCTTGTGATCCAACCTTATGTCATCTATCATCGTTAGGCGTTATACCTTCGTTAGAGTAGCTTCGTGTGTCTTGACGGGAGGATACACTATCAAGCACCCCAGTTTAATTTTACGAAGCTTTTTAACTAAGCTATGTTGAATTAAACTCAATCTGCCACATGATAACTTGATTTGACGCCTCTGATCCTTGCAATTAATTACCCGGATGCGATTATCTTTCTGCCCCTACGAATTCTTTACTGTTAAAATAGGGTTGAAGGGTGAAATGGTAATTTTATGGTGCGGTTACCAAAGTAATTCTGTAATTGATGGGATGGTTGCTGCTCAAGGGTAATAAAGAGTTAATCTCTGATTTTCTCTTtcattttttccttttctttttcttttgctATTCTTCATCGTCTGATCAT
Proteins encoded in this region:
- the LOC139861943 gene encoding ribosomal RNA small subunit methyltransferase-like isoform X1, giving the protein MAGGKIRKEKPSRGVGLYQGGGIQFHKSKGQHILKNPLIVDSIVQKAGIKSTDVVLEIGPGTGNLTKKLLEAAKSVVAIELDPRMVLELERRFPSHSYPLKVIPGDVLKCNLPYFDICVANIPYQISSPLTFKLLNHRPLFRCAVIMYQSEFAMRLVAQPGDTLYSRLSVNTQLKARVTHLLKVGKNNFRPPPKVDSSVVRIEPRKPDPAVNDKEVDGLLRMCFMRKNKTLGAIFKHKKVLSMLEKNYKTLEALQYASVLGDSGNLAMETDDVEIDDDNDDDDDADMDDDDGDTKGSEEYKSKVMGVLKQGDFEDKRSRMLAKTDFIHLLSLFNKAGIHFS
- the LOC139861943 gene encoding ribosomal RNA small subunit methyltransferase-like isoform X2 encodes the protein MAGGKIRKEKPSRGVGLYQGGGIQFHKSKGQHILKNPLIVDSIVQKAGIKSTDVVLEIGPGTGNLTKKLLEAAKSVVAIELDPRMVLELERRFPSHSYPLKASNLLYYYLFFYNSLIIKCTSLFTGDTRRRAKVPLFRCAVIMYQSEFAMRLVAQPGDTLYSRLSVNTQLKARVTHLLKVGKNNFRPPPKVDSSVVRIEPRKPDPAVNDKEVDGLLRMCFMRKNKTLGAIFKHKKVLSMLEKNYKTLEALQYASVLGDSGNLAMETDDVEIDDDNDDDDDADMDDDDGDTKGSEEYKSKVMGVLKQGDFEDKRSRMLAKTDFIHLLSLFNKAGIHFS